A region of the Muricauda sp. MAR_2010_75 genome:
CATGCGTAATAAAGTGGGTTGCCATTTGAATTCTATAAAATCGTCCTCTGTATGTTGATAGTCAATTTTTAATGTTTCGTTTGTTTTGGTGAACAAAGTGGGAACATCTTTATTTTCCTTCACCATTGGTTTAGCATCTGTCTGATTTAACACCACGGTTTTATCAGATTGGATATTTTTAAGGGATTGTTCAAATCCATTGGGCCAAATCACGTTTAACGAATCTACCTGGGTGGCCTTGCCCAAACCAAAATGAAATGCCTGTTCCACATTGGACAGGTAGCCACGGACAGGAGAAAACGATTGATGTTGGGAAAGTCCGTCTTTGTACACGGATACCTTGGTGCCGGTTGCATCGTTTGTTCCGGTTAATTTGACTCTTAGAAAGTGTTTGTCACTTTGTACCGAGTCCTGCTGCTCTATGGCATTGTTCCTATAAATACTGGCCTTGTCATCAATATTATTTATAATTAGCTCGAGGTCACCATCATTGTCCAAATCGGCATAGGCCGCACCATTTGAATAGCTGGGAAGTTCCAGTCCCCATTCTTTCACCATATCGGTGAAGGTGAGGTCGCCGTTGTTTTTGTAGATGTAGTTGTGCAGTTTAACTTCTGGGAGGGATGTCAGCTTGTTCAGCTGGTCTTTTTCGTCTATTTTTTTTTCGCCAAAGACACTGTTTTGCTCACTGTACACCACATAGTCCAGATTGGTAATGTCCCTACGATAACCGTTGGTGATAAAAACATCTTTCCAACCGTCATTATCAAAGTCGGCAATAAGTGGAGCCCAACTCCAATCCGTATTGTGAAGGCCTGTTAATTGCCCTACCTCACTGAAGGTTCCGTTGCCGTTGTTCAATTGGAGAGTGTTTCGAACAAATTGGGGTGAATACCCATAATTAATATTTCTCGTATAGGTGTCATAGCTGGGCTTCATCATGGTCTGTTTGATACGTTGGTTGTCCTGCGGAAACATATCCAGTACCATGATGTCAGACTTGCCATCATTGTCAATATCGGCTACATCATTGCCCATGCCGTTATAGCTTTGGTGTTTGATGTATTCCTTTACTTTATTTGTAAAAGTACCATCTTGATTGTTGAGATAGAGAATATCATTGGTCAAAAAATCATTTGAAATGTAGAGGTCTGGCCAAAGGTCTTCATTGATATCGCAAACAGTTACCCCCAAACCAAAACCTTCAATAGTTACTCCTGCCTGTTGACTCACATTGGTAAAAGTGCCATCTCCGTTGTTGCGGTACAATTTGTCTGTACTGATGGATGTACCGTTTTTTTCTATGGGTTTGGTGTTGTTTCGATTGTAATCGACCAAAGCGTTTGTGAGCACGTATAAATCTTTGTGGCCATCCTTGTCATAATCAAAGAAAAGAGCCTGAATACTATATCCGGTGTCGGCGATACCCATTTCTTGGGCCACCTCCTTAAAAGTGCCATTTCCTTGATTTAAAAAGAAAAGGTTGCCTTTATCTTCTTCCTTTGTTCCCCTTGGACCGCCCCTGCAGACATAAATATCAATGAGTCCATCATTGTTAACATCGTTCATGGAAACCCCATTGCTCCAGCCTGTGGTTGCTACACCGGCTTTATCGGTAATGTCTTCAAACGTTAGGTTTCCTCTGTTCAGGTAGAGTTTGCCAGAGACTTGGTTACCGCTGAAGTAGATGTCACTCAATCCATCATTGTTGATGTCGCCAATAGCTACCCCGGCTCCATTGTACATGTACTCAAAATCCAGAACATTTAAGGAATCCGTTGAAGTTAATGCATTGTTGAAGTCTACATGACTCTCCTCTGGAGACACTAGTTGAAATAGCGTTTTTTCTTGGTTTTTTTGGGTACAATTGACCAAAACCGCCAACAAGCAGGTCAAGAATATTTTAAACTTTGTTCTTTTTAAGTAATCGTACATATTTTAGGTTAAAAGCTTATCAATCCAATGTTTTGGCAACTCCTTTAGGGTAGCTGAATATTCAATTAAAAAAGATATTATAAATGGTTGGAATATACTCTTCTTGATGCATTGCTTAATTAAAATTTTGTTTATTTAACCTTATATTAATCATTGTTAAAATTATCTGGTTAAAGCTGGGTCATTTATGGTGCAACACCCTTAAAAAGAAGAATTCTCGGAGCCTCTTATATTTGAATTAAGATGAAAAGATAAGATTTTAAGGGCTAACCGTCAGCCTGTATCACACTGATAAGTTTATAAATCTATAAGGTTAACACCAGATTGAAGTGCTGTTTGTTTTCCTTTCCATTCAAAAACACCATTTAATCCATTGGGCAGGGTCACGGTGCCCGTAATATTAGATTCAGACCTTTTTTCAAGCTTTATCCCTATCATTCCCAAATGGTGGGGCATGGAAGATTCAATTTCAGGTAAATCACCAAGGTTTGGTGCAATTCTAACTGATTCAAACCCGGGTTTCATGGGTTCTATCCCTGCAATGAGTGAAAGAAAATAATAATTGGGTGAAGCACTCCAAGCATGACAATCCGAACGTGTAGGGTCTGGTTTTTCGGCAAAGGTGGTGAGCCCATTATCCAACATTTCTTCCCATGGTTCAAGGGTGGAAAGGTACTTATCGGCCATTCCTGCTTTTTTCAAGGCTTCCACCAGATAGAACGTAAAATAATAAGTGCATTGGGCCATTTTCTCTTCAGCCAGAACCTTTTCCATCAGGTTTTTTGCATTTTCGGGTGAAATGGCTTCGGTTAAAATTGCCAAGATATTGGCATGTTGACTAAAAAGTTTTTTATCCGGAGTATCAGCAATCAAACCTTTTTCCTCAGTCCAACATTGCCGTATTACGGCTGTTTTAATCTTTTCACCGAGCGCTTCCAATCTTTGAGACTCATCAGGTCGGTTGTAGTATTTTAACAGAGCTGCCGCTTTTTGTAACGTGTACACCAATTGAAGACTGATAATGGCAGAATTATCATGATACACCCCCGGAGGGACCCCATGTTCCCAACCATCATAATTAACCCAATCCACAAATTGCCAATACTCCAAATGCCCCAACATGCCATTGTTATCCAATCGATTTTGGAACCATTGGACAATGTCCAGGATATCAGGCATCATTTGTTCCAGAAAATCATTATTTGGGCTTAGCATCCAATAGTCGTGTAACATGGTGATCCAAACCAAAGAAAAAGTGGGGATGATCTGCGTATCAAAACTGGGATACCTACTTTGGGTGAGGCCAAATGGCATCTTGGAATGGTTATAGGACTCCAATGCATTTTTAAAGAGCTTAAAATCCCCAGAAACATAAGAGGATATCAAACATTGGATTCGAGTGTCCCCGGCATATTGCAATTGTTCGTAATATGGACAGTCAAAATAGTTCTCCCCAGAGCACAATAACTGGGTTCGCCATCCCACATCCCAAATGTTGGAAAGCACAGGTTCCGAACTTTTGAACGAGGCAATTTCTTCAAAGGGATAGCCTGTGGAGATGCTATGAAAATCGTCTATTTTCAACGCTTCATCTTTGGTTTCAATGTCCAACTTCACATACCGGAAGGTACGCCACCAAAGTGTTTGGAAGGTTCTATCAGCTTCACCATCCGCGATAATCGCATCGGAGTTTCCTTTTATGAACTTGTTCTCAATCGCATCACGATTTCCTTTTTGTCCATTTTCATTGAAGAGGCTTTCCGCATAGGTTATTTTAATGGATGACCCTTTACCGCCTGCATAGGTCAATACCGGATAGGCATTGGTCAAATAACCTTGGTCTATCAAAATACTGGTTTGTGTGTTTTTGGGGATGCTCAGGGACCCTTCGCCCAAAAGAAG
Encoded here:
- a CDS encoding VCBS repeat-containing protein, whose product is MYDYLKRTKFKIFLTCLLAVLVNCTQKNQEKTLFQLVSPEESHVDFNNALTSTDSLNVLDFEYMYNGAGVAIGDINNDGLSDIYFSGNQVSGKLYLNRGNLTFEDITDKAGVATTGWSNGVSMNDVNNDGLIDIYVCRGGPRGTKEEDKGNLFFLNQGNGTFKEVAQEMGIADTGYSIQALFFDYDKDGHKDLYVLTNALVDYNRNNTKPIEKNGTSISTDKLYRNNGDGTFTNVSQQAGVTIEGFGLGVTVCDINEDLWPDLYISNDFLTNDILYLNNQDGTFTNKVKEYIKHQSYNGMGNDVADIDNDGKSDIMVLDMFPQDNQRIKQTMMKPSYDTYTRNINYGYSPQFVRNTLQLNNGNGTFSEVGQLTGLHNTDWSWAPLIADFDNDGWKDVFITNGYRRDITNLDYVVYSEQNSVFGEKKIDEKDQLNKLTSLPEVKLHNYIYKNNGDLTFTDMVKEWGLELPSYSNGAAYADLDNDGDLELIINNIDDKASIYRNNAIEQQDSVQSDKHFLRVKLTGTNDATGTKVSVYKDGLSQHQSFSPVRGYLSNVEQAFHFGLGKATQVDSLNVIWPNGFEQSLKNIQSDKTVVLNQTDAKPMVKENKDVPTLFTKTNETLKIDYQHTEDDFIEFKWQPTLLRMYNRLGPGLAVGDVNGDGLEDFYVGGSKKKKGGLFIQQKDGTFTPKEFGEEEPREDMGLAFADIDSDGDLDLLSVHGGGVWEMARKDYKDVIYVNDGKGNFAIKTLLERDSRGSVVRLADVDRDGDLDIFIGGRVIHGSYPSSPKSYLLKNNNGTFEDATETVFGSEGQLGMISDALWTDFDDDGWTDMIMVGEFMEIQFLKNENGKLVNITSQTGLTNHNGLWNSIVSGDFDADGDTDYVMGNLGLNNDFKVSPDEPLTLYAKDFDENGNIDPLVSCYRNGSEHLIHPRDVLIDQINGMRNRFLDYETYANADMSQTLSSKDLEGAQIFKATNLASTYIENLGNGKFKSKPLPLQAQFSPIYGMQVQDFNTDGYMDVLVAGNQFAVEPFMGRYDAFVGLCLLGDGQGNFKTVPTNKSGLDISGDAKGMVSIQSATGGHNILVGQNSGKLQSYSYGGKLSQVNASTMDSHAIVHLKNGGTYKTEFHYGGSYLSHPSRSLAIDKTVIDYIEIFDYQGNKRKIEIQS
- a CDS encoding family 78 glycoside hydrolase catalytic domain, encoding MKLRFRITNLFQLFTFLIPVLLLGQLSNEINPKLLESSWDANWIAHPTESRTEYGVYLFKKEFNLVAVPEKFVVHVSADNRYKLYINGDYITNGPARGDEQNWRFESLDIASYLKSGTNVVSAVVWNFAQYRPLAQHSAKTGFLLQGNSDMEKILNTDETWSVVKDKAYSPLPVSMNEFYVVGPGEHFNGSLHPWSWMNAGYETDFVKAKAFEPAQTQKSLRYWGNIPALVLTPRTIPLMEEHLQRFESIRRSSNTIGIKSKLLLGEGSLSIPKNTQTSILIDQGYLTNAYPVLTYAGGKGSSIKITYAESLFNENGQKGNRDAIENKFIKGNSDAIIADGEADRTFQTLWWRTFRYVKLDIETKDEALKIDDFHSISTGYPFEEIASFKSSEPVLSNIWDVGWRTQLLCSGENYFDCPYYEQLQYAGDTRIQCLISSYVSGDFKLFKNALESYNHSKMPFGLTQSRYPSFDTQIIPTFSLVWITMLHDYWMLSPNNDFLEQMMPDILDIVQWFQNRLDNNGMLGHLEYWQFVDWVNYDGWEHGVPPGVYHDNSAIISLQLVYTLQKAAALLKYYNRPDESQRLEALGEKIKTAVIRQCWTEEKGLIADTPDKKLFSQHANILAILTEAISPENAKNLMEKVLAEEKMAQCTYYFTFYLVEALKKAGMADKYLSTLEPWEEMLDNGLTTFAEKPDPTRSDCHAWSASPNYYFLSLIAGIEPMKPGFESVRIAPNLGDLPEIESSMPHHLGMIGIKLEKRSESNITGTVTLPNGLNGVFEWKGKQTALQSGVNLIDL